The DNA window TGAATCAACAAAACAAGGCGTAACATAGCTCCGTATGAGGAATGGAAGGATAGCAAGAAGAATTCGGTTGGGAGCAAAAGAGAATTTTTGATCAGTGAATCTGACTTAATTAATGGACACAGAAAATTGTCATATTTATATACGCGTGATAAACATTCTATATTTCCCATGATAAAACTACCGTGATTAATTGTTTATGACAGTTGCCATCAATAGATTAtatcattcatatgtatatataaaaatttgatatattatatttacatacaatataataaagccatatatatatataacataaatttgtATAGCGAACCACTGataatatgtgtgtgagagaacTTACGAGAGCTGATAGAGAGTTGGTGCTCTAAAACTTGACAGATGAACTTCAGtggtaaattaaatgaaacaaaccGTAAGGTGTACAGTGACAGAAAATGAACTTTATAACTTTTCCCGTAGGCAAATCAGCATGCCGTACATTACTGGAATATCTGGACATTAATCGGAGCATCAGTGCCCTTTTTCAGGATACAGGAAGAAAGTCACTAAAAACGATCCGTCGGAGGATGTGTCAATTTACGTGCTGATAAACAATTTTTTCCAAATACGATTAAACTGCACTCCATTTCCaggcaaaaaagataaatataagacTTTTTACAACAACTTTTAGAAAGCTTTTGTTACAGATATGTTTATGTTAGACATACATTACAGAAAAATCATTTatctgaacaaacaaacaaaaaccccTAGTTTACAATGTAAACTAAAAATTTTCCTATCCAAATACTTGATTTTGTCTTCTGGAGTTTGTTAAACGGACGCCCGGTCCGGCTTTTTAAAATCGTCTATTGATCAACGTTAGGAAGGAGCCACCTTTATCGTTTGCTGCTCCGATTTACTTTTTAGTGACTCTCTATCTACTGAATCCTGAAAGGGCTATCTGGATCTATCTAGCCCAGATATTCCATATCTCCTCACGGcatgctatctatctatctatatatgtgtgtgtaatctcaTTTACAATGACTCAAGTATTCcaggtttgttgttattttctttcatgtgaTTCTTTGCGTTGAAATATactgctttaatattttttttttgtaaggacgTAAAGCATTACACCACTCATACCCTGAGTAAAACATATTCATCATCGCAAAACTGTAGACTATAAAATctacaattatgtatgtatacctacAGTAACGTTcgatgatacatatatataacggtGTTCATATAAATAGTTGGTTGGCATCCGAGATTTATTGTATACCAAGAaacaacacatacacaccataatatatttgtttatatatatatatagttttatatatatatatatatatatctgtgatttatcaagcctaaaaaaaaaaaaaaaaaaaaactatcagtcTACAAGATTTTCCTATAACAAATTATCAAGTCTATTCGCTACGCGCAAATTATATTCACTTAACACGCCCCATCCTTTTACTTAATTAGCCTTGTTACCGCTACCCCAAAGGCATTTCTGGCTCACCGTCAATTAGGTACTCGCTTTCACAAGGGATTGGTTGCCGTCCGTACAAATACTGGCCAGACAAAATGATGTTGAACTATTTTAATATGCAATATCAGTATATTTGTCCCATCAAAAACGAATGCAATATATACGCAGTACTGCAACTGTACTGGAAATATTATATGGCAAGTAcactaacaaaaattaaataggtTGTTGCGCATGCATTTTATTGTAGCGTACATAAAGCAACTACGCCGAATTATTTGCTGCCTATTGAGAAATTTACCCAAAGCCAAACTTCTCATGGAAAGGTTTTCACTTTACTGTAGCATCTTTTCACTAACCAACATAAGTTTTACGCAGATGTGGCAATGCTctcgattggctgaaatcaaAGTGTACGAAATCataggcttactgtgataaagatgcaaaacatttcttcagtaatacacCAGAATGCTTATAGATACAAAACACTCACACCTTATTTAGGTCATAAACATGAcgatttatatcgataatataACAGTTCCAGCGTCATCAGACAGTCGACTAGGGCCAAACGCAACCGAACGATGAACtttaaacaataattgtttttatctcatctaagagaaataaaaagtcaTTTGGCCATGCGAGCGCAAATAAgaggtattttgatattttcgtgcatgtaaattacatgagtaggtTAATATTCCAAATAAGCAAGAAATATTGTTGACTATGAGTTCCCGTACCGTTTATGACATACATAcggcataaaaggctagcctaggcGTTCAatttttctcaataaataaaGGTTACGTTAAAAAAAGAATGTGTGCTTAAAAGAAAGCCAGTAAAATAGAATACCTGGCATATtagtagcataggcctagcttcattaGTCCATGATTCATGTTTTAGAGGTAAAcaatattaaaggttatttttcattgtgcggacgtagatattactgtggtatcataataaagttatttctatACACATGCAATTAAACTGTCCATAGGATATAGTTTGAAAGGTAAGAAAATGTGATTTGAACCGTTTTAGAGCATAGGTAAATCACATTACTGAAAGttcatcgttcgtttgtgtttgatataAGTAGATTGTTTGATACAAtctcgtctttcgtgtgcttgtgttgTTATATCATGAATACAGATCAatgtatttatgatttatattagaAGGGGCGAGGTTCTTCGTCTGTATGaacattcaaatatgttactgaaaaaagttttatatttaccaCAAGAAGCCAACGATATCGGAAGCGTTAGTTGTCAGCCAGTCACGTGCTACCCAATGCGCATGTGCCACATCTTCGCCCGGGAGTAGACCTATGAAATGAATCCGTCTATAACATAGCCGTAGGATGCTTCTCCCCTCAGTCGTTAATTTTCTCTTAGGATGTCGTCCCTCAATCGttaatttttccttccatttacgGGTTGTTGCTTCTAAGCGAACGCTAAGGTATTCATCTCTGCCTTAGGCCTTATCCACACTAGCCTGTCATGTCTCGTATACATgtcaatcaagtcacaaaatctGTCGTTAACTGAATATGAGACTAAAGGCTTGCTCCTGTTGCGGTCTTGTTGGGAAAGGTATATGATGGGGAATGATCAGgaatataaaatggaatatagaattttggccaaaagaccaagcaatgggacctttgaggtcattcagcactgaaatggaaattgacagtacaaaggtttgaaaggtgtaacaggaggaaaacctcgcagttgcactacgaaacaattgttaggagagggtggaaagtaagatggaaaaatgagaacatgaatggagttgcactagggaccgaagggacgctgcaaaaaccttaagtaatccctacagtacaccgcatgaggtgcactgacggcactaaccactaaCGAGGGAGGAATGGTCAGCTACCAGGCTGATCTTAGCCACATGTCAATAAGTGTAGGCTACGTACATGTAGCTCTACTACACGTTCTTACTtttgtatcattttatatattcataattatgtttattgtggatttcatgaagtccCGCCCCCCTCTTTTATTTCATAAGGATGAGTCTGTATATTCTCTCGCCAAAAGCTTAAAGAGGTGTGAAAATGAATACAATTGACTTCTAAACCATAGGCCTAGCACGCTTTCGTCTTTGCTGTGACAATTTCTACTTACAGAGACGAGTAATGTAATGAACTTATAGAAATGTTATCAGGGTGATCGGTCAGATATAATGTAGATAACAAACGAAACGGTCACTGtacagaattatgaaaataattattaaatcatACAAGATTGAAACACATTTGACAAACTCCGTCGTCCACATTATAAAGTCATATTAGGTAGAGTGAACTTTTAATTCTGCATTTGTGTCAGCGCCACAGTGTtccattattagtattatcattaacaTGAACATTTCTGTTATCATCAAcgtcataataataaaatggatcgGTCATTGTGTAATCATACGTCTAGGCTAAGCCTATACCTTTCCtaagatataaatgaatacatcTACTTATTTCACAGTGCAAATATTATTACGCTTACCTTACCTTCAAGTACTCTCTACCTGAGCACTTGAAATGACCAAAAAGGTCACTGGAACTATAAAAGATGGTCGTTGCTTGGACATACGAGCTCTGTATTGAAGGAAGTTGTAGGAGCACCAAGTCTCTAAAAAACCGGCTGATTCCACCGAGGTCgccatttgcttttgttttatcaatCAACCCTGTTATCGACATTTAACTCTTATTTTAActtctatgttatatatattttttacatttcctgCAGCGGCATTCGAAATTAACACATTTAATTCCTGCCAGAAGATTTGACACGGCACACTTACACATCTCACTAGTTAGAGGAGGACTCGGATAGCCAGTGGCTTCCCggctcccatcccctcccctagCACCACAAACTCCCCCAACTAGGCCCTTTAACCTCGTAACAACCGGTTTTCGACTTCAAGTGAAACTTGACTGTTGCTCATTTCAGCGTTCATATTTGACTCCATTTATTGCAACTCTTCATTTATTGTTCATATTAGCAAAGTTTTGTGGTTAACATTGTAAACGAGTTTAATGTACCAAACTTTTGCTGAACgtaaaagtaaatgaatggtTCTTTTAAAAATGTGGGAAGAATGCCATCACGTTCGTGGCAATAGGCATTGTTATCCCTGTAGTTTGAACAACAGATCGGTCTTATTAACACC is part of the Macrobrachium rosenbergii isolate ZJJX-2024 chromosome 9, ASM4041242v1, whole genome shotgun sequence genome and encodes:
- the LOC136842053 gene encoding uncharacterized protein encodes the protein MSITGLIDKTKANGDLGGISRFFRDLVLLQLPSIQSSYVQATTIFYSSSDLFGHFKCSGREYLKADDPVVRLTWIAKLWYQEIEVLRQQRADTTTDQAKSNWSVEVR